GCGGCGGTAACGAAAGCTAGGGCAAGGGgcgagaaatcaattccaattaaCGCTTCCGCTTCGTGATAATGGCTTACGATTCATTTATGTTTTCTGTAACAATTTTCTGTAAGATTATCATGTTGAAGATTGTGGTATGAATTAAAGTTTATGTTTACAGCTCACTCCCTTAATCCATGCTTATTGCATCAACATATATGGCTACGCCATTGCATGCTATGAAATTACTTTTACATATTTCCTTTAGGGAACTTTGGCCAAAAAACAAATTGCCATGTTTTTTGGTATTATTCAAAGGGGGGGAACAACCTTTAAATTATAAAAAGATAAAGAATTCAGTGGATGTGGTAATTAGTTGCAGTAGAAGCTCCAAAAATTGAAGCATCTTATTAGGACCTGTTTGTccattaaaaaaaattctttttcgaatttgtttttcaaaaatatgtttggccatgaaattttgcaagtttttgaaaatttttcTAGAATGATTTTTCCAAaaccactttttcaaaattttcagaaaaatattttcttcaatcacaaaactgcaatattttttcaagtgaaatgcatgtccaaacataatttcaaattccaaatacCATTTTTTaacttaactccaaatactaatttttttttttcttcaaaaactacAATTTTTAAGACCAAACGCCTACTAAGTATGTATAAAGATGCATGTTGTTCAAGAATTCATCATACAATTTCTAAGGATTTGGAACAATGTTCTAGCAAATATCTATCAAAATTAGCTACGAACCAGATAACCTAATAACAAATGCAATGCATGACGAAGAAACATCGTAACAAACAAGGACTTAGTCAACAATTCAGTAACAATAATTCAATTGAGTAACAATAATTCCCTTTAGGGACCCTCAAAAACCCTACTCTcaattattcaattcaataaaaatAATAGAAGATTAGACATTCATACACTTTTAATTTCATTTTGAGACGTGATCGTTCTATATTAATTCATTAGTTCGTGTCGGTCAGATatttgataatggtactgttagTGTCctttcttgcatatttatttttctgttttttgCTGAAATGGTTCAAggatatatatttattttatgtattacTTGGTCACATAAAAAGAATTACATAGGGAATTATATACAATATATAATACTTGCTTGCGTGTCTTTAATTAATTGAAACATGAAACTTACCTATATCATTAACACCATGTGCGAAACACGTGGAAAAAATTGAGAGATTGCTTTTGCGTAATGAAATACTTTACATAAGAAAATCATTTGCAAACATATCTTTCTATTAATAAATTTTTATCACAAAACTTTTTCATAACTGTGAATTTACACCAGCCTTCGTGCTTGCTTACCCCAATTATGGATGTGCTAATTAACACGATATATAAAATGAAGTCTCATATTATATGCTATTTGGGGAAAATATTATATTATGCTAATTGATGAAATCAGTGAAGGTGTCCGCCAAAAGCTTAAACTATATGAAGCAATATAGAGAGTAAGGATTTTAGGATATATATAAGTAGAAGTAAAAATTGACTACGCTACAAGTTTAGTTAGCATAGAAAGAGTGAAGTTGAGGTGAGATTAGACAGTACTAATTGTGGTGCCTAAATACAAACAATTTAGATATTTAGACACATTGTTTAGAATAATGAAATGATATGTGAAGATGTTACACATTAAAATCAAAGTCCTCTGGTTGAAATAAAGTAATGCTACCAGAGTGTCATGTATAAATAGAATGATATCTACCAAAATGAAATATGAGTTCTGTATAATAGTTATAAGAGCAACAATATAGTGAATGTTGGGCCACTAAAATCCGTCTGCAAGATGAATGTGGCAGGGATGCATATGCTAAAATGAATATGCAGTTACTAGATTAGACAAGATATTAAATATGACAACATTCCCCATAAGGTACGAGTAACACATGATAAACTAAGAGAACGTAGTTTGAGATGAATTGATCATCTCATTCGTCGACCTCTAAATATACTGATTTATAGGCGTGAAACCACGTGAGTGATGTTGCTAAAAGAAATTGAGGTAGACTTCACATACAAAGAAATTGACTCGCGCAAGACAATCCAAAATTCTGATTTGCTTGCACAAGATATTGCAGAATTTTGGCAAAGAGATTTCCGTAGCTTGACAAAGTCAATTATTCGATACCCTTTTcttctttaaaattcaaaacaaaaagTTGTTGCCTTAACTTTTCCTTTAAAAGAAACTTGCAATTTTCGGTTAATATTTCTCATACTTCTATAGCGTGAATCCTGTATATTTACACTGCTTTCTAGCTCAAAAGACATACACTTTAATAAAATTCGCATGATTGCAATATTGTATTTACTAACTTAAAATCTTATTTTAATCACAATAGTGCAATTGAATTCAAATTGTGCACCTTCTCTTCTTTTTAACGCAAGAACAACACAAGATTAGAAAATTCAACAATTGCTTCAACTTTAATCAGCAATTCTTGTACCAAACGGAACGTCATTTTATCTTGAAGTAGCATAATAATATAATACTAACAAGTGAGAACACAACATCTGGGATTGTGCTACCTCATTCCAAATCTTAATTACCTCTTTTTAATTAAACATCAACTAAATCAAAATTCTTCGTCATCATCAATTAATTAAAAGTCCTTAAGCAATTTCCTGACCTGTTCCAGTGTAACAAAGAGCACAATAGTGAATGGCCCTTGCCTTGAAATTGTTGGGATAAATCCCTTGTAGAGGGCCATTGGTCCCTCGGCTTTTATAGTTTTCATGGCGCAATCGATTGCGCCATTATACGGTGGAGCAGTACCTGGCTCCACCTTCATGTTCATCACCCGAGTCTTGATTACATCCACCGGATTCGTCACCACTGCCGCCACGAAACCAGCGGCAAAACTCGCCGTCACGTGGGTCCCGAGTCCGTCCTTCATCAAACCCTTCTCTAAAATCATTTCCTTGAACTGATCATATGATGCCAGCTGTGATGCTGTCACAAGCATGGCGCGGTTCACCGTAAGAGATGAACCGCGCCACAGGCTAGTAATACCCTCGTTCTTGCTCATTTGCGTGATAGCATCTACCACGCTCTTGTAATTCCGCCTCTGGGCCGCCGGCAGCCGACCGTCAGCTTGCATGCGGACCATCGCCACGTCAGCAGGGTTTCCGACCGCCGCCCCAATACCGCCGGCGATGAGTCCGGCGATAATCTTTCTACCCAAAGGCATGTTGTTGGTCTTAGGGTCCGTCCATTTTTGCTTCAACATGTCGTACAACCCCATCCGTGTAGTCGAATAAAGGGTTTGCCGGAGAACGGTAGCGGAGATACCGGAGAAGAGGGCGGCGACGCCTTCTTGTGTGACGATACGAACACCGACGGTAACGGGTCCCACACGAGGAACGGCGCGTGGTGTTATTGGCACGTGGGCTTGAGTTGCGTGGTTGGCGGGATGAAAAGCAAGAGCAGGACGAAGAGGAGATGAACTGGGAGTTGAAGAAATAGGCGTTTCGCCTTGAAGTTGCATACGCACCTTGATAAGATCAAGAGGATGAGTACTACAACCAGCAATAATAGAAGCAATGCCTCCTTCAACAAAACCTTTCACCCCCATAATTAATCAAGATCTGTTGTTTCaattcaaacaaagaaaaaatggGAAGGATAATCTTGATTAATTATCTGTTTTGAATAAAGACCAGTTGGAATTAGAGGACATCTCACTGGAAACCAGGAGATGAGAATGAAGGGCAAAGGCTGTAGATGCAAAGTGTGGAATGTTGGGTCTCTGAGACATAAGCTGAGAGAGAAGGAAAGAGATGAATTGGTTGGTTGAGAGAAAGAAGGGGGAAAGGAATTTATAGGAAAAAGTAATAAAGAACTACGTGTAGAAAATATCTTTTTCAACTAgcatgtgatattgtgattttacAGCTAAGTTAATTTTATTTCCTCCAATATTTACGCGGATGTGGTCACAACTCAACAACTGCTGGggatgctttgaaattttgtttAAGTTTCTTAATTAGCCACAAGTCCAAATTAGTTAAactaaagttataacgttttaaATTTAGTTCTCTTTGTTTGTCTTCATTTTGTTCTTTAATACACCCTCAGTTTCAATTTACAATATACTCCATTCGTTCATTATTACTTGTCACTTTAGACTTTTCACACGTACATTAAAAAATGATAATTGCAGTATATATTTTACCATATAACTCCTAATAATTGTAGCATTTCAAAAAGTCTtgagaaataattttaaaaatgagtaattactGATAAGGGTAAAACAGAAAAATAATTGTCTTTCTTTTGATTTAGTGTAGtggataagtaaaaataaaaatatatttttagtatagtggacaagtaaaagtgaacggatgaAGTATATATTTTACTTTCCTTTTTAATCCGTTTCAAAAATAATATATCTTTCTATATTTAAGTAGCTTTTTAACTCTAACTTTCCGTATGATATATTTAAGATCACAAAATTTAAGGGCATTTTGGTATATTACCCACATCTTTAGCTTAAGACTTTAAGATTTAAAAGACTTTCTTACTTCTTAAACTCAGTATCCAGTCAAATTAATGTTATAATTCTATactgctgtaataaacaattaaactttctgaaaaaacaaaaacagaaagttagtaatacttgtttaacgaaataaattctggaaaaaatagtgtaggaataaatcgagtccactgaatacacagtgtgtccttaaggaaattattcccctcaagtacccgaggtgctggaatatatcctcccaggatagaacgatttaactcaccagagtgttggtaccaaaatgccggtgaacagcgagccactcgaaggctgtaaaacatactggaatttttgtgcagaagaagaagaagaagaagctcagaaaatttcgtaaggaaagattctgggattcaaactctatttatagagttgctggcattgtttctgaaaaggtttgcaacctttcaaaaacagccatggctgttgaaaaagggttgtttgaaatattgcgggaaaaatgtatttaaaataatccggaaaagaaaacgggcctgaccaaaccgggtcgcgggtcatgggttattccggattgaattttttgttaattatttatttaattaattaaataattgaaaagaattttgtccaaaaagattaatcaatcaatctttgaccaaatccaaatccaaatccaaatccgaagccgaagccgaatccaaagccgagccgagccgagcgacgacgacgacggcgcgaggcttgcctttttcttaactctttaagagctagaagaagagcaattatatatatacccatcaaaagccttttcttcatccgatatgggacaatgttccTTTGccaaggaaaactcaaatatttcatttttcctccatttttcattcaccctctttaagctacacaagcttaaaattccaacaatcccccacatgaatggggaatagctataaaataaaggaatgcacggacgcgtgtgtgttttacatgcaagaattaattgcatctggataagtaggttttcctttgaactttccgtagtgaacttatattggatatactcggtcaatcggtagatttgatatctttgaaccgtcaagctttgttgtatacctagacaacataagtcacacaatcaatccttaatcATATATGGTTCTCACGATtttgttcgtttcagccatgaacaccgcctggtttcatgagtgcttagagaatgggcctttactttcattcccctttaagcggcttacacttcacactcacataggtaatttctaaacgtgtaatcctatagacacactatctggtcatatcctgccagacttagcaaatcattaaaaaaacctttaagctttgttgactcattaaaaagccttaatgctttacctcgatttctgaacattgtcttcatcacgagaatgggttgagttatttgacaatattgaaccgtcattcataactttgtttgatctctttgaacctagctcatggggtctccagtctgctaggtagagttaccgttatgatgacttgtcctagaccttaacctcattctctttgatgatctttcaactgcctctctagataggccttttgtaagtggatccgacacgttatctcttgactttatgtagtcaattgtgataacaccactagagagtagttatctaacggtattgtgtctccatcgtatatgacgagattttccgttatacataacgctccctgccctgcctatttccgcttgactatcacaatgtatacaaataggtgccaaaggtttgggccaaaatggaatatcttccaagaaattctggagccattcagcttcttcaccggccttatctaaagctatgaattcagattccattgtagaacgggcgatgcacgtttgtttggatgattttcaagacacttctccacccccaattgtgaaaacatatccactcgtagatttaacttcagatgatccagtgatccaatttgcatcactatatccctcgatcacggaggggtatttgttataatgcaaagcgtaattttgggtatattTGAGATACCTCAAAActtgtttcattgccatccaatgtatgtgattgggattaattgtaaaccgactcagtttactaatagcacatgctatatctggtcgtgtaaaattcatgatatacatcaaacttcccaatactcttgtataatccagttgtgagtcactttcaccttcattcttttgaagtacataaatcacgtcaattggagtcttggcaattttgaaatccaaatacttgaacttgtcaagtaccttttcaatgtagtgagactgtgataatgctagaccttgtggagtcttgtgaattctgattcctaagatcacatcagcaactcctaagtctttcatatcgaatttgctagccaacatgcgcttagtagcatttatatctgccatgtttttgctcattatcaacatgtcatcaacatataaacaaacaatgactttatgacctggagtgtttttaatgtaaacacatttgtcgcactcgttgattttaaacccacttgccaatattgtttggtcaaatttggcatgccattgtttgagtgcttgtttaagtccataaagtgacttaacaagtttgcacactttcttttctttatcagttaccacaaaaccctcaggttgttccatgtaaatctcttcctctaattctccatttaagaaagttgttttaatacccatttgatggatttcaagatcATACACGGCCgttagtgccactaacaccctaatagatgttatcctcgttactggcgagtaagtgtcaaagtaatcaaggccttccttttgtctataacctttgacaacaagtcttgccttatatttttcaatagtgtcatcagctttcacttttcgtttaaagatccatttcgaacctaaaggcttattttccAGAgaaagatctaccaattcccatgtatggttatccaaaattgattgaatctcactattgactgcctctttccaaaatgctgaatcagaagatgacatagctgctttaaaagtttgaggctcattttcaagcaagaatgtcacaaaatcttgtccaaaggaagtagatgttctttgacatttgctacgccttggatcttctatacttggagtattttcctttggtttttcccgaggtcgtttaggtctttcacttaacgactcacattcagttttatacggatagattctttcaaaaaattcagcattatctgattccattaccgtattaacgtgaattttgggattatcggatttatgaacccaaaaccgacatgctttactatttgtagcatatccaatgaaaacgcaatcaacagtttttggtcctattttaacccttttaggtaaaggaacttgtgcCTTTGCTAGAcgcccccacactttgaaatatttcaagttgggttttcttcctttctatttttcatatggaatagattgcgttttgctgtggggtactctgttgagtattcggttagctgtaaggatagtttcgccccacaaactctgcgataattcggaacttattaataaagaattcatcatttcctttaatgtccgatttttcctttccgcaatttcattggattgaggtgtgtaaggtgcagtagtttgatggataattctaTATTCCGAACACatttctgcaaatggaaatttatattctccacccctatcacttctaatcattttgatctttttatttaattgattctccacttcattcttgtattgcttaaatgcttcaattgcttcatccttactattaagcaaataaacataacaatatcgagtgcagtcgtcaataaaagtaataaaatactttttttcgcctcgagatggtgtcgatttcatatcacaaatgtcagtatgaattaagtctaaaggatttgaattcctttcaatagacttataaagatgttttacaaacttagactcaacacatatttgacattttgatttattacactcgaatttaagCAAcatttctaaattaattaactttcgcaaggttttgtaattgacatgtcctaaacgaatatgccataaatcatttgactccaataaataagaagaagcagcaattttattcatactgtcaacaacaattacatttagtttgaagaggtcctttgtgaggtagccctttccaacatacatttcattcttgcttacaacaactttatcagaaacaaatacacatttgaatccattcttaacaagcaaagaagtagaaactaaattcttcctaatagtaggaacatgaagaacgttgttgagcgttaacaccttgccggaagtcatcttcaggaatatcttcccataaccttcaatcttggctgttgcagtatttaccatggaaagctcttcttcgggaccagcagtagagtaagtcgcaaatgcttccttgacaacacaaacatgtcgagtggctccagagtcaatccaccacttcTTCGGATtttcaactaggttgcattccgaaagcattgcacacagatcatcaatgtcatcattcttctccactatgttggcctgtcccttcttcttatactttttcaggagacgacaatcaggggctttgtgatcgatttttccacaattgtagcagctgcccttgaatttctttttgttctgctccttggtctgtccagaagacctctttctcttcttactttttggagcaatctcctcaacgatattagctcccatgatcgttgaatttccacgagatttcttctcggctgttttgttgtcttcctcaatcttgagacgaatcacaagatcttccaacttcatttctttgcactTGTGCTTAAGAtcgttcttgaaatctctccacgaaggaggaaatttttcaatcattgcagccacttgaaatgttTCATTCACGACTATACCTTCAGTAATAAGGtgatgaaaaataagttgaagctcctgaacttgggttctaACAATTTTActgtctagaaacttggcaaccacgaacttcttcaagcatgcatcttcagtcttgtacttcttctcaagtgtgtcccataattctttcgaagtattcatcgcattgtacacattgtacaagtcatcatctaaagcgcttaagatatagcctttacaaagaaaatctgcctgcttccacgcctcaacaatcatgaatttttcgttgtccggcatgtccgcagcaggcactggaggtccttcactagtgaatttctgcataccaagtgtggtaatccagaagaataccctttactGCCattctttgaagttggctccgaaaaGTTTTTCCgatttctctgccggtggaacaacagtccggcttgacgaggctatcgtcgttgccgcaatagtcgcagaagaattttcattatcaattgccatttctcactgtaaacaacagaagagttcaattaatggcaaaatcagaacagtaaataatactgttattaacaaaaacaGTATCTATTATAAATAAaatcgaagtttttatatactgtttcacagaaaaacgatgaagtttttatgttcttcaaatcgttttacgaatttcaatattctgatgaagtttttatatcttcaaatcagaatagtaaaatttagaaggagtagaaaaccacataggttttaatctccacaaataaaatacagaatataaataaaataatttccttaagaatgttataattctgtactgctgtaataaacaattaaactttctgaaaaaataaaaacagaaagttagtaatacttgtttaacaaaataaattctgaaaaaaatagtataggaataaatcgagccctcTGAATACACAGtatgtccttaagaaaattattcccctcaagtacccgaggtgttggaatatatcctcccaggatagaacgatttaactcaccggagtgttggtaccaaaacgccggtgaacagcgagccactcgaaggctgtaaaacacactggaatttttgtgcagaagaagaagaagaagaagctcagaaaatttcgtaaggaaagattccgggattcaaactctatttatagagttgctggcattgtttctgaaaaggtttgcaacctttcagaaacagccatggctgttggaaaagggttgtttgaaatattgcggaaaaaatatatttaaaataatccggaaaagaaaacgggtctgaccgaaccgggtcgcgagattgaatttttcgttaattatttaattgaataattgaaaggaatttaatcaatcaatctttgaccgaagccgaagccgaagccgagcgagcgacgacgacggcggcgcgaggcttgcctttttcttaactctttaagagctagaagaagagcaattatatatatacccatcaaaagccttttcttcctccgatatgggacaatgtccctttgccaagggaaactcaaatattttattttttctccatttttcattcaccctttttaagctacacaagcttaaaatcccaacaattaaaacacataaattgaaacgtaGAGAATACAAAAATACAAGTTTTAATTAGAATAAAATGACTCATGACATATAGGAGTCTAGAGAAGCGGAGCtaggagaagaataaagaaaatccTTGAAATAAGTTGAACCTTAATCCACTTAGATATAAAGTGAAAGTgctattttttaaaacaaaaattaCAGAATTAAGAATCTTACACTAGAGAGAATACTATAAattgctattttt
This sequence is a window from Nicotiana tomentosiformis chromosome 5, ASM39032v3, whole genome shotgun sequence. Protein-coding genes within it:
- the LOC104120148 gene encoding mitochondrial uncoupling protein 5-like; amino-acid sequence: MGVKGFVEGGIASIIAGCSTHPLDLIKVRMQLQGETPISSTPSSSPLRPALAFHPANHATQAHVPITPRAVPRVGPVTVGVRIVTQEGVAALFSGISATVLRQTLYSTTRMGLYDMLKQKWTDPKTNNMPLGRKIIAGLIAGGIGAAVGNPADVAMVRMQADGRLPAAQRRNYKSVVDAITQMSKNEGITSLWRGSSLTVNRAMLVTASQLASYDQFKEMILEKGLMKDGLGTHVTASFAAGFVAAVVTNPVDVIKTRVMNMKVEPGTAPPYNGAIDCAMKTIKAEGPMALYKGFIPTISRQGPFTIVLFVTLEQVRKLLKDF